One genomic segment of Scylla paramamosain isolate STU-SP2022 chromosome 11, ASM3559412v1, whole genome shotgun sequence includes these proteins:
- the LOC135104613 gene encoding uncharacterized protein LOC135104613, whose protein sequence is MIAPTSDHWMVKRQIVVPRVYRKKILEMAHEGNLAGHLGVTKNPRKNRVSFLLAQSERFPEAIPLRSINSKNIVRELAKFFSWVGIPKVLQSDQGSNFTSRTFKEILRGLKIEQRLSSAYHPQSQGCVERFHQTLKNTLRMYCEEMSVEWDEALPLALFALRDSVQESTGFSPFELVNGHEVNGLLRMVKEKWLGAEEPPTVVKYVSDFKDRVMRAREIARENLKNSQSEMKGWYDKKARARSFQPGDKGDPFKARFSEPWEIERKMSDVNYIVRTPGRKKKNQLCHVNMLKPFHERDRENGGDVVEGVRTVSVVNVTTEAEEKWSEVKLSRCEGMVLENSAALGNLNDKLGHMEVEKKERNKEIIERFNSVFPDAPRKTNVVVHDVDVGEAEPIKQHPCRVNPQKREIMRKAVEYMLEHDLIKPSESPWNSPCVLVAKPGQESFRFCTDYRRVNMVTKPDAYLIPRVDDCIDHVGGANFITKIDLLKGYWQVGLTERAKAISAFVTMDGLYQYKSWEGYVQLLEEVFRRLDDANLTVNLAKSNFVQADVEYLGVRVGRGEVRTVEAKVKDVVNLPPPTNRKEILRFLGASGYYRRFCKNFSDVAMPLTKLLNKSKFCWDKHCEEAFVEIKEMLVSAPVLRMPNYEKPFVMYLDASQNGDYDLEIYHVKGSENIIADALSRAPSSRETS, encoded by the exons ATGATAGCCCCAACCTCTGATCACTGGATGGTGAAAAGGCAGATTGTGGTGCCACGggtgtataggaagaaaattttggagATGGCACACGAAGGTAATCTGGCAGGACACCTGGGGGTCACAAAAAACCCTAGGAAAAATCGTGTGTCATTTTTACTGGCccagagtgagag GTTTCCTGAGGCCATTCCCCTCAGGAGTATAAACTCTAAAAACATTGTGAGGGAACTGGCGAAATTTTTCTCCTGGGTAGGAATTCCTAAGGTGTTGCAGTCCGACCAAGgaagtaatttcacttctcGCACGTTCAAGGAAATCTTAAGGGGTCTAAAGATTGAACAGAGACTGTCGAGTGCTTATCATCCTCAGTCTCAGGGTTGTGTAGAAAGATTTCACCaaactcttaaaaacactctcaggatgtattgtgaggagatgagtgttgAATGGGATGAGGCATTGCCACTAGCCTTGTTCGCATTAAGGGACAGTGTGCAAGAGTCAACTGGTTTCAGCCCATTTGAGTTAGTGAATGGGCATGAGGTGAACGGTCTTTtaaggatggtgaaagaaaaatggttaggaGCAGAGGAGCCTCCTACTGTGGTGAAGTATGTATCTGATTTCAAGGACAGAGTGATGAGGGCTAGGGAAATTGCTCgggaaaatttgaaaaataGTCAGAGTGAGATGAAAGGCTGGTATGACAAGAAGGCGAGGGCCAGATCTTTCCAGCCTGGGGACAAG GGTGATCCTTTCAAAGCCAGGTTCAGCGAGCCTtgggagattgagaggaaaatgagtgatGTGAATTACATTGTAAGAactccagggaggaagaaaaagaaccagtTGTGTCATGTAAACATGTTGAAGCCATTTCatgaaagggacagagaaaatggaggtgatgtagtagaaggagtaagaactgtgagtgttgtaaatgtaaccactgaggcggaagagaagtggTCTGAAGTGAAACTGAGCAGGTGTGAAGGGATGGTGCTAGAGAACTCAGCTGCGTTAGGGAATTTAAATGATAAACTGGGGCACATggaggtagaaaagaaggagaggaataaggaGATAATTGAAAGATTCAATTCTGTGTTCCCTGATGCACCTAGAAAAACGAATGTGGTGGTGCACGATGTGGATGTTGGGGAGGCTGAACCCATCAAACAGCATCCCTGCAGAGTTAACCCGCAGAAAAGAGAGATCATGAGAAAAGCAGTAGAGTATATGCTGGAACACGACTTGATTAAGCCCAGTGAGAGCCCATGGAACTCGCCATGTGTACTGGTGGCCAAGCCTGGTCAAGAGAGTTTCCGTTTTTGTACGGACTATAGGAGGGTTAacatggtgacaaaacctgatgCTTACCTTATCCCTAGAGTTGATGATTGTATAGATCATGTGGGAGGTGCcaacttcataacaaaaattgaCTTGTTAAAGGGATACTGGCAAGTAGGACTCACTGAGAGGGCAAAAGCCATATCGGCGTTTGTCACCATGGATGGATTATATCAGTACAAA AGTTGGGAAGGGTATGTGCAGCTTCTGGAGGAAGTGTTCAGGAGGCTGGATGATGCCAACCTTACTGTCAACTTAGCAAAAAGTAATTTCGTGCAAGCTGACGTGGAGTACTTAGGTGTCAGGGTTGggagaggtgaagtgagaaccGTGGAAGCCAAGGTGAAAGACGTTGTaaatctccctccacccaccaataGGAAGGAGATACTGAGATTCTTAGGGGCCAGTGGATActacaggcgattttgtaaaaatttctctgatgttgccatgcccctgaccaagttgctgaataagtcaaaattttgttgggATAAGCATTGTGAGGAAGCTTTTGTGGAGATTAAGGAAATGTTAGTCAGTGCCCCAGTGCTCCGCATGCCTAATTATGAAAAACCATTTGTAATGTATCTGGATGCCAGTcagaatggt
- the LOC135104614 gene encoding uncharacterized protein LOC135104614: MEQADKRFILRTAERISFRFDIYLGDAGGKRSRADHEDVNVEKMSEPAKKKLIFSDDDISPLPVSPPPDAPSGQESQQQQPAPQSIPPPQESLMPPPTETQPRRSDESAVGGKEAAPHKKLIPRVIKTTPIIDSDDDDLFAFNSY, from the exons atggagcaagctGACAAACGTTTCATCTTGAGAACTGCGG aacgcatctctttccgctttgatatctatctgggcgatgctgggggtaagcgaagccgtgctgaccatgaggatgtcaatgtggagaaaatgtcagaacctgcaaagaagaaattgatctttagtgATGACGACATATCGCCACTGCCGGTCAGCCCACCTCCTGATgctccatcaggacaggagtcgcaacagcagcagccggcACCGCAGTCGATTCCGCCACCTCAGGAGTCGCTGATGCCACCTCCTACCGAAACACAGCCGCGGCGGTCAGATGAGTCGGCAGTAGGCGGCAAAGAag CCGCTCCTCATAAGAAGCTGattcctagagttattaaaactacgcccatcattgacagcgatgacgatgatctcttcgccttcaattc gtactaa